AGACCACAGCATTAACCGCTTTCCCTAACTACTTTCCCAGATCCACCAGGTAACACGTcatatgtcagtttaagtaaattgattaaaatgaaaacaatttgaGATTTTTCTTTAGATTAGATGAATTTTTTACTTAGAGTTATTCCATCCTTAGTGTTTTACCTGTTTTACTATTCAAAGCTAGATTAAAAATCATTCTGTTTAGTCAGTGTTATGGctgatgaagtgtgtgtctgtgtgtattatgcaactggaaatgacaaataaagagaacctgacctggggcctgttgcacaaaactaggataagggattaagccaggatatcttggtgatcctggctcaattgatccgtaatccggttgcactaaagatggatagggggcaggaggatatgttatggtataaattaccatggagatttattctgtggagctagcctgctccagaccaggctaaattccaggatctatttaatctcatccctaatgtcagtcagcagtcaccacaaatggaaaccaatagttatttcactgctcactatacattgttatcacatataactagacccactgtcattatttaaacgtttgtgatcattaatttcaatgattttggataaaaaatgatttttagatgatgttgctatcattagataatttacagtttcccatagactataaggctatatataaaatgatagaatattagggccacagaggggaaaaaaacacaagtcataatattgtaaccagttgttttaaaggaggacagttgttaaaatgacagatgtggggcatttcgtgaaattgtacttcagtatggtttcataaacaaagacatgctgatgtgccagaatattaagtatcacattgtcataagtatcaaaactgtaaaaacaatatgtagcttttctgcagaaagaaccagcctcataaatttatgactttatcctttttcttcagtgtggccctagtactctgtcatataaacaaatacacattccatatgaatataaaaacacaatgtgtaacattatgttcctttattgaataaggacaaaacaaagcaggtaaaccatcagctcctttcgaaactgaagtcacagtgactctacaagatggaaagcacagaatccaagcatattatacaaaatgatacatacacattcaaaggtctgtatataacacaccctgcatgtctgcacactaaaataaatgcaggacaaatccatacacatcaactgaacagacaaatgaatggatgcagtagcctccctgcagccttgtattacacacagtataccgcacaaacatcataagaggccaaattcgtaaaaaaacgaacccaaaaaaacccaaattcctctgccaccgcaggacatatttaaccaaaattgaaagcacacatactaactaaaataattcaacacatattggtccctcagcagccgaccactgtcgtcatcagggaagattgccggattgtcccagtccatggctggtggcactctgggggccctctccttcctcaggcaggccacattgtggaggacagcacaagccacagtaatatcacatgccctaacagggctgacccttaatttgtgaaggcagtgaaagcgtgccttcaggaggccaaaggtcatttcaactctggccctggtcctggcatgggcatggttgtaggcctgctgtgcttcctgggggtctgtgaaaggtgtcaggagaaaaggctggcagccataccccctgtctcccagcaacacaccagagaattcacctgtcaacacaaaatctcatcattactacctcataaacacagtgatattcttgacacagccatgatggttataaataggggttgtgtggcttaccttgtgataggcactgatagatttcagaggcccgaaagattctggagtcatggactgagccaggccattttgccacaacattgctgatcacacagtcagcattgcagaccatctgaaatcataagatgaggaatattacaccaatcaatgcacatcactggcaatgcagagtgttcgtcaatggacaatatcaaaaagttatgttcacctgaacattaatgctgtgaaaggatttcctattcacaaaatcggcctcatgggcacctgagggggcttttatccttatgtgtgtgcagtccactgcaccaatgacattggggaaacctgtcacacaaagtaatgagtatcctactatgtgttaacagttgtcctgtaatttgtagatcctcttacctgcaatcctatagaactcctctttgatgtcacagagtcttctgtggccagggaaggagatgaagacatctgctaatgctttgatagccagacacacactccttattgtgcggcaaattgtggccttgttcagctgttctgcatcccccactgagtacaggaaggctccactagcaaaaaagcgcaaggccacacaaaccatttgctccacactcagtgcatggctccgtgcagtgcggtgcttaatcctgggacccagtagtctgcatagatacctgatgccatctgcagaaaacctgtatctttcatatagatggtcatcagggaaggccagtgggtccaaccggtccctgaagaccctttctcgcctgaaggctctcctcagcacaagtgcttcttcatccaccacatctcgcacgaatgggcatgccattgtcagagcagaaaggaacacacaattttgggccttcatataggctagtggccacacctggtgctgggggggtgggcaaaagagggcgatgccttataacgatgacttggttgtactgattgctgggaaaataaaaaaaaccttagaaagatgccaccgtcctgtgtgctcacaataagagctcatatgtcatggctcacttgactttacgagaatatacctaatttttattttcagctgtgtcatcttcttggagctgggggaggaaagaaaaataatgattaatacatttgtgttacagttagcatacagtgtacattgaaggcatatctcacctccctctcaagtttttttatttcaaggtccagtttcctaattgtcctcttttttatttcggactccagtgcaagattttccatctttttcttcttgtactgaatgtctatgtctgccagttctatttggcgccggaggtggttgccatacaactttctgatagcttgtgagctctgtgaacacaatacaattagcgcagctggaatttggcaggatgtggtgtccttttattaatacgcactatgttgccaggctggttttcccactgtatagcatctgggtcctgtaaaagaaattagattttttgattttgatgaggactcctcaccattgtagagtaaatagtactttcacagtcttaacatgatacctcatgccttctggaatccagagagatggtctcctcctcatcatcgtctccatcatgtgctgttgctgctgcactggggccttcaccctatcacatttaatcggattcatattgaagctagtagacaagacatgccaggcctacagtatgcctttgatggagtactcactggatcagcatcgtctggtgcttgtgctggtggctctaacaggaacacagtgctgccagacactgcaaggcaataggtaaaccaaagtcagacagtccaaattgattcaatatgaatgtggttgtatcccatgtagagatggaaggacataccttgaatgaagcgggtggcatcttgggaggaacctatgctcgtctctttccccccagggatcccctctaagacgggcctgcctttatttagctccaaggccatgtcctctgctggggtaaggtcagcctttggtgacccaccacccgtgccttgtctgtgggtattctttttcactgctaaaacagtacagacaatgtgtgagcaggcaccttctgggtacaatatatgcttgtgctttgttaaatattagtcagggaccataccattctgcagaatgttcttgtatttgattttgacctgctgccatgtccgttttggcccgttcatgtttaatctacacacacacacacacatatttaatggagtcacactgcaaacaattacttggtatttttgtcttgttttcagtaaaaatatcaaagaatttatcatagctttatacagtgtgatggagttactttacacaatttcactcatatctgcagtgcatttcaataaa
The Osmerus mordax isolate fOsmMor3 chromosome 25, fOsmMor3.pri, whole genome shotgun sequence DNA segment above includes these coding regions:
- the LOC136933755 gene encoding putative nuclease HARBI1 isoform X2 — encoded protein: MATRAAYFSPSEAQILMEAYEEVKDIIKKKGNTATVIKQREKAWQSIADRLNALNMNGPKRTWQQVKIKYKNILQNAVKKNTHRQGTGGGSPKADLTPAEDMALELNKGRPVLEGIPGGKETSIGSSQDATRFIQVSGSTVFLLEPPAQAPDDADPGEGPSAAATAHDGDDDEEETISLDSRRHEDPDAIQWENQPGNISSQAIRKLYGNHLRRQIELADIDIQYKKKKMENLALESEIKKRTIRKLDLEIKKLERELQEDDTADDHLYERYRFSADGIRYLCRLLGPRIKHRTARSHALSVEQMVCVALRFFASGAFLYSVGDAEQLNKATICRTIRSVCLAIKALADVFISFPGHRRLCDIKEEFYRIAVDCTHIRIKAPSGAHEADFVNRKSFHSINVQMVCNADCVISNVVAKWPGSVHDSRIFRASEIYQCLSQGEFSGVLLGDRGYGCQPFLLTPFTDPQEAQQAYNHAHARTRARVEMTFGLLKARFHCLHKLRVSPVRACDITVACAVLHNVACLRKERAPRVPPAMDWDNPAIFPDDDSGRLLRDQYVLNYFS
- the LOC136933755 gene encoding putative nuclease HARBI1 isoform X1, which translates into the protein MATRAAYFSPSEAQILMEAYEEVKDIIKKKGNTATVIKQREKAWQSIADRLNALNMNGPKRTWQQVKIKYKNILQNAVKKNTHRQGTGGGSPKADLTPAEDMALELNKGRPVLEGIPGGKETSIGSSQDATRFIQVSGSTVFLLEPPAQAPDDADPGEGPSAAATAHDGDDDEEETISLDSRRHEDPDAIQWENQPGNISSQAIRKLYGNHLRRQIELADIDIQYKKKKMENLALESEIKKRTIRKLDLEIKKLERELQEDDTADDHLYERYRFSADGIRYLCRLLGPRIKHRTARSHALSVEQMVCVALRFFASGAFLYSVGDAEQLNKATICRTIRSVCLAIKALADVFISFPGHRRLCDIKEEFYRIAGFPNVIGAVDCTHIRIKAPSGAHEADFVNRKSFHSINVQMVCNADCVISNVVAKWPGSVHDSRIFRASEIYQCLSQGEFSGVLLGDRGYGCQPFLLTPFTDPQEAQQAYNHAHARTRARVEMTFGLLKARFHCLHKLRVSPVRACDITVACAVLHNVACLRKERAPRVPPAMDWDNPAIFPDDDSGRLLRDQYVLNYFS
- the LOC136933755 gene encoding uncharacterized protein isoform X3; amino-acid sequence: MATRAAYFSPSEAQILMEAYEEVKDIIKKKGNTATVIKQREKAWQSIADRLNALNMNGPKRTWQQVKIKYKNILQNAVKKNTHRQGTGGGSPKADLTPAEDMALELNKGRPVLEGIPGGKETSIGSSQDATRFIQVSGSTVFLLEPPAQAPDDADPGEGPSAAATAHDGDDDEEETISLDSRRHEDPDAIQWENQPGNISSQAIRKLYGNHLRRQIELADIDIQYKKKKMENLALESEIKKRTIRKLDLEIKKLERELQEDDTADDHLYERYRFSADGISGAFLYSVGDAEQLNKATICRTIRSVCLAIKALADVFISFPGHRRLCDIKEEFYRIAGFPNVIGAVDCTHIRIKAPSGAHEADFVNRKSFHSINVQMVCNADCVISNVVAKWPGSVHDSRIFRASEIYQCLSQGEFSGVLLGDRGYGCQPFLLTPFTDPQEAQQAYNHAHARTRARVEMTFGLLKARFHCLHKLRVSPVRACDITVACAVLHNVACLRKERAPRVPPAMDWDNPAIFPDDDSGRLLRDQYVLNYFS